TCGCTTCTGAAGATGTCACTGTGTTTGAAAAAATTCCTAAAGCAGAGAGCTTATGTACAAACATAATCAACAGGAAAACAGGGGGAGCAACCATGGTCAACAATGAGTCAGAACCTGAATCAGGGGAAGGTAGCAATAGCTTTGCTGAAGATTCAGATTCTGCCATGTCTACATATGATGAAGCTAGACTTCAACCAGAGTGTGCAAACACACATCTATCCGATGGGCCATCCACTTCATCTGTTAATTGTCCGAGCAATTGTGGTAAGTACTACTCTTTGGGTTCCAGAAAAGACAAAGTAGCATTTCTTAGTGGAGGGAATCCTTCTTCCCATCACGATGGATTACAAGCATTTCAGAATGCCGAGGATGACCTCCTAGAATTTGGTAACTATGATGCAGATTACAATTGCTTGGAATATGGAGAAAGTATTGAAGATATTCTCTACTCCAATGGGGCTAACCCAAATAAGTATGTTCTTTCATCTGGAAGATGGAACGTAAACCAAGGTAATTTAGGATTCAACAGGAAGTGTATTTGTGTGGCTTGGAGCTCAATATATGTGATCATGCCTGTGATGTGCATTTGTATGGGGGTTCATACCATCCCATCTTCTTCCTGTCAGTCATGTCTGCTAGTATTTATATGTAATTTGTTGCATAAAGGATCTATATTATACTTTTTAGggtgtggagaaataatttcGTTTTTTGAATGCAGATGCTCAATCAGGCACTAGGAAACCAACTATTGATCAAGAATTCGAGCAGTACTTTTCCATGCTTATGCTGTAGCAGCAATTATGTTGAAATAATCATATGCATCTGctgtatataaattttgtgaCTGACATAAATATGTAAACagcttgttatttttggtcattCCAAATGATCAATGTTAGACTACTCTTACATTTTCCCCTCCCCCTGCCTTACTCATCCTAGATCTTGCTTGCATGTGTTACAGTATaggaaactctttttttttgtgtcccAGTACTTGCGTAATTTCTTTATGTAGGTATCTTTCCCAAGAATCCCTTTTCTCCTTAAGATTAGAGGTTGATAAAAGAAAACACCTACAAACTCAAAGCCCTGGGCTAGTCCACTTATTTCCTCCAATGAGGAATGTCTTCTCACCGAAGCTGTAAAAGTGAACATCAACAATGCTGGTCCCTTGGGGTGCACTTCAAGGAGGTAAAAATcatctaaataattttttttgtttcttgctcagTCATTTTGTTGCCAATGTAAATATCTCTATTTGGAGATTCATGCTCAGTCATGAATCATGATGAGTGATAAATAAAGATCCATGATTCATCCTATTAGGAACAATTGTGTGGTCAACAATTATTTGTGAAAAGTCACATTAAATAAGTGTCAATAACTAATCCCTTGATGGAAGAAGCTTATAAAGGACTAACATTAAAATAGAGATAAGAAGAATTCTCTCTAAATTTGGGTTTGTTCTTCAAGCACTTGAACAATTATGGCTGAACAAATGTTCCACTATCCCGCTATGTTTATTCTGTATGAATTTTTCTTACGTTGTGATATTAGAGCTTCCTTCAAACTTTATTGTTCTCTAATTTTAGTTTGAGAGAGAAATTCTTATCAGAATTTGTATTGTTAGattagtttttgtattttgtagatTGTAATTTTCTCTACACATTTTCcatatgtttttatattttccacatGTGATTTATAATTAGTTAGAATTAGTTAGTTTGTTAGTGATATTTTCTTGATTGTTAATGATATTTTCTTAGGCTACCTCTTGTATATATAAgaatgctttttctttttcttttttgagaaagatatatataaaaattgatgTAATTAATACACATTAATAATACTAAGAAGTTTATTTAtcactctctattttttgacttggtatcagagcagactAAAAAGATTTTAAGGCAGTTATTGCTTGAGGATTGTTATTAGCAATGAAGGTCCCTGCAATCTTAGTGAACCTCAAAATAGTGGATGAGAATTTGGAGAACCATTGTCGAGATTCTTGCTTCAACCCATACAATGACTTATTGCTACTGACAAACCTCAagcaataaatatattatatgctCTGATACTATATATCACCTTAAGGTTAGTGGGAGTAattatattttcctattcttatatgtagatgatattgcACTTGCTACAAGTGATTTGAGTTGTTACATAAGGCATCCTATATACTATGAAGTTATAAAAGAAGCATTATGGGTATGTTTTAAGGGGGTAGATTATGTACTGCAGCCTTAACAAGATTTTCTATGATAATTGAGTGTATAACTATTGAGTTAATTATTGTTGATTCCATGATTAAAAATTTGCTGGCAAAGCAATATGGAAGTCATTTGGACATGTGACTTATTAGTGTCTAATTTCTCTATAGTGGTTCTATGTTTTGGACATAAATTTGGTTGttcttaaagaagaaaaatacacgattttttatttatttaatttttgcacCTATATGTATACATTTTTATCTAGAGGATCCAAATAGCTAAGTGGAAGTTCATTTACATTGAAATTATGACTTATAAGGGGCTGTTTAGATTTGCaagttttcatcactcataactctgttttcatCACCTATAACTCAAAACTGGTGGGTCCCACACAGAGAGTTTGTTTGgctgtgttttcagttttgtttccatcattcaattctctaatttttgagtgatgagttagcaaaactgaaaacaacttttaggtgtttttgagttatgaaaatAGAGTGATggtggcatttttgtaaatatattcaTATGGTGGGCCCATTTTATGTGTTTGGTCTTTTCCTGCTAAcaaactattttaggaaaaaaaaaattaatacaactTTTATGAGAAGtataaaaattgtataaaaaaaattaattacctTTTTCCCTCATAAAAAAGTTTCTAGAAATATTTCCTAAATTAATGTCAGCATTTGTTAACCTTTCcacttagaaaaaataaattatacaatttgGAATTGAGCAATTTGACATGCTGGATACACTAAATTCCTTCCTATTCTAAATATGGTATGAAAACTGTGtcgtaaaattgttttgttttaaaattttaagaagaagCATGCAATTTTATTagggaaaaagggaaagtccatagaccaaaaagaaaaaaaaaagaaattcacaCCTTGATTGATTTGGCAAATTATTaacaataggaaaaaaaaatgatattgataATGGATCTagataaaaattagtaaaaacttaTCAATTCAAttgttatgaaaaattttgtgaaattttaatgTTTATAGCATgctaaaggaaaaaaaggggggaggggAGGGGTGAAGGTGGGCTATTATTGATTAGGGCTGTAAATGAATCGAGCCAATTATGAATAACTTGAGCTTGGCTCGATAAGAAGCTCACTcacatttgtttgtttataaataaaccaaacttgagccttaattttaggcttgtttaataaacaagccgaGCCTAAGTAAAAAAGTTTGTTCACAAACAAGCTCGTGAGATATAAGTAGGGCTGTCCAAATTCATCCAAGTACCCGACCCACCTGAAGAACCGGCCGACCCGAATACTCCGGCGGGTCGGGTTTCAGTTTTCCTcccttaaaaccaaaaaacccGAACTGACCGAAATATTTCCAGATTCCGGCCCAAAATTTCCAGAATTCAGcgaaaaaacccaaattttggtgatatttttccaaatttcGGCGCTATTTCCCTTAGATTCGATGAGATTTTAACCGAAACTGGCGAAATCTTATCCAATTCGTTGAGATTTTCGCCAGATCTGGCGAAATCCCATAGAATCCGGTGAGATTTTCGTCGGATCTGTGTTTTTTCCACCATTTTCTCGCCGTCCCAAATCCGACCGACCCGCTCGCCACCCATTGATGTTCTAAACCGCCCAACCCAATTACTCTGGCGGGTCGGCGGCAGGTGCCTTTTTTCTCCACCCGATTCCGGCGGGTCGGTTCCAGGTTAGGCACAAACCCGATCCGTGGACAACCCTAGCTATAAGGCTTgatacaaaacaattcaaatatagaccaatttataagtttatatgtgtTAGCTAAATATTCGCATTACACATACCTTAATAATGACATGGCCAACATGAGACCACTACCCATTACCTTAAATTTTTCATTCCCTCTAGACTCACCAAGAACGACTTTAGACTTtagttatatttaaaaataaataaattaattaagtgttCCACATATGATTCTTCCCCATCAATCATCTAATATAAAGTCATGAAACATGTTAGTATTTTCCCACTCATAATAGTTAAAATCAAGTATTTTCTAGCTCTTCACCATCTAAcatgaatgtaaaaattgtattttgaacaattaCTGAAACTCTAGACAAGAAAGGATGaataaatgaatttaattatgtatatttttaacttGAATAATAGCTATTCATTAGTAAGATTAGACACATGATAAAATAAgtaaactatttttttccttcttaattttagagatttaagcaattgataatgtaattttttaaaattttaagctCAAAAGTTTGACTTGAGCTCgagtttgagcttgatattaagTTTGAACTtgacttgactaattaatcaagccaaGTTAAACTCAAGCTTTTTGGCTTTCTCACAAACTCAAGCTCAAACATCATTTTTAAGCTTGTCACATGCTCGAATCATATTTGagcttttgattttttctaacaagccaagcttgaacatGCATTATTCAAAAAAAGGTTGGCCCGTTTGGCGTTTACGGCTCTATTGTTGATTAACGTGGGACAATCATAAATGCAACAAACGGTCCAGATTGGGCAAAAATGAGGTGCAGTGTAGGTCTGCCCGAAGGACCAAAGGGCGCAATGTAATTCAGAATTTCTTTGGTAGAAGAGTTCGAATAATCTTGTTTAAGTGTTTTTAATATACgcgtgggtgaaaaagtgtgtgaaaatgtgTGTAAGTGTGTTTGAAATGCTCAAAAAATTGCTCAAAATAGGCTACCAAATGGGCCTTAGGATTTGGAATTGGATTGGCTGGAAAGAGAGAGCTGTGAAGTGGGGCCCAACGTGACGCGACAATTAGTCAATTTCCGGAAGCTCAAGGTTCAACGCATGAGGATATAGATATAATTATAGAGCACTCACAACAGTGGTGCTATATTActatattgctatattttagctCCTCAAACACCAAAACGATGctccagcagtggagctaaatctattttttttagtttcattgctacagtgcacatttatagatagatgtgcacaaTTCAttagagctaaaaaaaaaaattactattttattcTACTGGTGATTAAAATAATTCCActtgcacatttttttttttttcattcttttatctgtgcctctctctctctcattcactctcatctcatctctgaCTCTGAAGCTCATCTCTCTCAATTCACTCTCTCAACTCCAATGATTAAACTCCGGTATTCACTCTCTCAACTCCGGTCTCTCAATTCACTCTTTCAACTCCCACTGAAGCTCGACGTCACCGACCCACCAGCCATCCCAAGCCGCCGATCAGCCTTAGACCCACGCCACCATCTGCCTCAGACCCACTTCTCTTCCGCCAATCCACTTCAAGTTAGTTCTCTCTGTCATTTTGTAGTGGATGCTTGAGATTTTTGATTTGGGTATAACACAAAGAATGGGTATATGATCAAAGAATGTGGGATTTTTGATTTGGGTATAACATCAAAGAATGTGttcaataatttctttttctttttcttgttctttcagtttattattttagatgcaataatttttttgttattcttgCTCAATGAAAAGTTCTGTCATTTGATCTCAGAGCATCCATTCGTTTTGATTCAGAGATTCCATAAATGGACAAAATGTATTTGTATTGGAATGTATTGGGAATTTTATGTTTGCAGGAATTTGTTATGTGGTtttcttgtaataaaaattCTTGTCCTAGTTTTATGTCCTAGTGGCGGTGGTGGCGGTGGCAGCGGCGGCAATGGCGGTGGCGGCAGTGGAGGTGGCAGTTGtaggtggttgtgattgttgtttattgtaatggatatattattttattgtgatgtttatattattttattgtgttgaaagctaaaataaatcAACTGCTGTCGCAtgtatgtaggtaaaatagataaagtaacttttagtagagctaaaaatttaactttttagctctactgctgtggatgctctaaataAAGCATAGGATAATGCCATGACCGACGCCTTCCACTTTAcgatttttgttttcaataacaGTAAGTACTGACGCAACCAAATTCACATctgaatgtattttttttttttttttttgcttgacaTTTGAATGTGATAGGGATAATAATAGataatgttaaaattattaCTCTAATTTTAACTActtgtcaatatatatatatatatatatataaaaccgaaactcctgacctctccacaatttttcacgtcaacattacttaaataaatataatactaattaattaatctatatatatatataacttgtgTTTGGATTCAATTAAGTAGACTAAAATATTAAAGAGACTCGCGTTAggattaaaacacaaaaaagactTACGTAAGGATTCAAAAGAGAAGAGACAAAGACTCATGTTATAACTCCTCTCTTcccacctcaaaaccctagcaaccttacccttTTGGGGAGGGGCAGTTGGTTGGAGGATGGTCCCTCCACCCACCACCCACGTACATTAGCTATGCATCCATTAATCCTTGCAAAGAGTCATAGACAACCTATctctatataaaattataaatagatgGAGATGCCACACACTCTTTCTGTAGCAAAAGGGGAAAACCAAAGACACATCAGAAAGAGCAGATGAATCCATTCATCCCTCACTCAGACTCAGAGTCGCTGAGATGGACGGCCACATGCTGGGCAATCTTCATTCCGAAAGCAACACGTTATGTAAGTTAGGtcaataattgttaaaaaaaaaaaaccacttcaataattgtgaaaaaaaaaattgtattactAGGTTAATTTTAAGACGTCATACTTTGTATCAAAttcaggaaagaaaaaaaaaaggaaatagatTTTAACTTATAAAGTTCAGTTTTTATAatgttagttttgtttataaatCAAACATAGTAGTACATTGTTCAACacttaatatttatataatcaattttcaagtcagtgttcaagaattaaaccaaaattctaactatGCAATCATAAAAATACTATTATTGGtgtgaattttatggagttgcagTGTTTAAgatttaaaccaaaattcttttaaattaattataatattttgttctcagtaaattttctatctctttaattttagtatattgtgtttcttaagctataaagagatttttttatatatatattttaaagtttgtGGGATGTAAAGAGATCTTTGATTTCGTGAAATAGTTTATACTCTCCTTCTTTGAATTGATTTACTCACTATCTTTGGCACTTGCCATTGGCAATTACTCAAGCCACTCTTATAGACCAAATTAAATAATTCTCCAGTCACCATCATTGATAAATGAGAAATCAAATCAAGGTTATAGGTTTTTTATTTGGtccaaaaaattatttgcttatttgttttttttttttaaagcagaAAAGAAAGTATGACATTGGTTTCTAGGGTTTTTGTTCGTGATCTGATTCCATTAATCtaggaaaaaaattacattacttataaaaaaaatttaggaaaaatctcagattatattttttctcaataagtattaaaaaatttctattgtCCATGAAATTGCTATTGtctattaaaaaattgtacatgtagatcaatatttatatttcttaacttggcATTTTGCACCTATGGCTGAAATTTGTGTGGATCTTTGGAAGCTTAgaattcttttctttcattcacCATGGTTTTTCATTGagtaatttctctctcttactcctcttgatgagttttgtatTCGATTAGAAGAAAGATTTTTTGCTTTGAAGGTCATGAAGCACCTGTCTCATTTTATTTGTCCTCACCACAAGGAAAACATTCAGGTAAGACACATAatctattttaaagtttgaatagAAAAAACCATATCATACAAGTGCAAGAGATAAATTTTTAAGGGATGAGCTTGATTGTTTCTCATtgtcaataataaatcattttactGCAATATCGGTAATTGTTTAAGAAATCCGACATGTTCATATtgctatagaatagagaatggTAGAAGCTAactttattacaactacttaaattgagttgagtTAGTTGACTTAATGTCATACAATTGCAAAGTATTGCATGAAagataatgaaattaattattgtaatttttattttctttccatgttttgaattttctctatattatttttacaaCTGAGTAAAGATTGAGAAAGTGATATTATTACtctaatttgaagtttaatgCGTCCCCCTCAAGTCAtggtctttatttatatattcatggttggtctttatttatatatttcagtTTATATTTTTAACCATTGCTGAGAAATTAAGGTttagttgcacaatatgtgtaaattctaaTGACAGAATAAGCCCATATTTTTGGGATTAATAGTTTATAAATCCTTTGCATGACAACAATGAGATTTGTATAACCAATCATGTTTTtcagaaggctactttaaatagtgAGTCAATGTGTTTCTTACATTTGGATATTAGTTAGAATTGCTTTTTCAAATGAGTGTATActaataaaagtgaatgtgtataaattttgtttaactatcccgtgcatcgcacgggatGACGActagtttatatataaaacaagtTTAACTACTTTAAAATCTTCAAAACTAATACGGTAATTTATGTGATAATGATTGGTGGActtcaaatataataaatgaatatttaaaatatatttttgtgattggtaatACATTAATTTGTAAACTCTATGTAATCAGGGATGGCTCtgttttggtgaaaaaaaatttgcattccTATAGACACCCCATTTTGTGGTCACTCACAATacctttaaaaattaattttaaattaatatgagttcttctatgaaaaaaataataataataattaatgagtTGTTGAACACCCCagaatagtaaataaataagtaaataaaaaacttgaccACCTTAAAACAAACTTTGAA
The sequence above is drawn from the Quercus robur chromosome 7, dhQueRobu3.1, whole genome shotgun sequence genome and encodes:
- the LOC126691576 gene encoding protein FAR-RED ELONGATED HYPOCOTYL 1 isoform X2, producing MNEYNENPSEINSFQVNKAFKNNVISFNKKRKLHAEQLGLPIPKHGCWDHSFASEDVTVFEKIPKAESLCTNIINRKTGGATMVNNESEPESGEGSNSFAEDSDSAMSTYDEARLQPECANTHLSDGPSTSSVNCPSNCDYNCLEYGESIEDILYSNGANPNKYVLSSGRWNVNQDAQSGTRKPTIDQEFEQYFSMLML
- the LOC126691576 gene encoding protein FAR-RED ELONGATED HYPOCOTYL 1 isoform X1: MNEYNENPSEINSFQVNKAFKNNVISFNKKRKLHAEQLGLPIPKHGCWDHSFASEDVTVFEKIPKAESLCTNIINRKTGGATMVNNESEPESGEGSNSFAEDSDSAMSTYDEARLQPECANTHLSDGPSTSSVNCPSNCGKYYSLGSRKDKVAFLSGGNPSSHHDGLQAFQNAEDDLLEFGNYDADYNCLEYGESIEDILYSNGANPNKYVLSSGRWNVNQDAQSGTRKPTIDQEFEQYFSMLML